From one Pseudomonas sp. B21-048 genomic stretch:
- the argF gene encoding ornithine carbamoyltransferase yields the protein MSARHFLSLMDCTPEELVSVIRRGVELKDLRNRGVLFEPLKNRVLGMIFEKSSTRTRISFEAGMIQLGGQAIFLSPRDTQLGRGEPIGDGAIVMSSMLDAVMIRTFAHSTLTEFAANSRVPVINGLSDDLHPCQLLADMQTFLEHRGSIQGKTVAWIGDGNNMCNSYIEAAIQFDFQLRIACPEGYEPNPEFVAKAGDRVTIVRDPQEAVRGAHLVSTDVWTSMGQEEETAKRLKLFAPFQVNRALLDLAAPDVLFMHCLPAHRGEEISLDLLDDSRSVAWDQAENRLHAQKALLEFLVPPSYHHA from the coding sequence ATGAGCGCAAGGCACTTTCTCTCCCTGATGGATTGCACGCCCGAAGAGCTGGTCAGCGTGATCCGTCGAGGCGTTGAGCTCAAAGACCTGCGTAACCGCGGCGTACTGTTCGAGCCTTTGAAGAACCGCGTCCTGGGGATGATTTTCGAGAAATCCTCGACCCGCACCCGTATCTCGTTTGAAGCCGGCATGATCCAGCTCGGTGGCCAGGCGATCTTCCTGTCGCCACGCGATACCCAATTGGGCCGTGGCGAGCCAATCGGCGACGGCGCCATTGTCATGTCGAGCATGCTCGACGCGGTGATGATCCGTACCTTTGCCCATAGCACCCTGACCGAGTTCGCCGCCAACTCCCGTGTGCCGGTGATCAACGGCCTGTCCGATGACCTGCACCCGTGCCAGCTGCTGGCCGACATGCAAACCTTCCTCGAACATCGTGGTTCGATTCAAGGCAAGACCGTGGCCTGGATCGGCGATGGCAACAACATGTGCAACAGCTATATAGAAGCGGCGATCCAGTTCGACTTCCAGTTGCGCATCGCCTGCCCGGAAGGTTACGAGCCTAACCCTGAGTTCGTGGCTAAAGCCGGCGATCGGGTGACCATCGTCCGCGATCCGCAGGAAGCCGTGCGCGGCGCGCATCTGGTGAGTACCGACGTCTGGACCTCCATGGGCCAGGAAGAGGAAACCGCCAAGCGCCTGAAGTTGTTCGCACCGTTCCAGGTCAACCGTGCCCTGCTCGACCTGGCCGCGCCGGACGTGCTGTTCATGCATTGCCTGCCGGCCCACCGTGGCGAGGAAATCAGCCTTGACCTGCTCGACGACTCGCGCTCAGTAGCCTGGGATCAAGCCGAAAACCGTCTTCACGCACAAAAGGCCCTGCTCGAATTTCTCGTCCCGCCTTCGTATCACCACGCATGA
- a CDS encoding ABC transporter ATP-binding protein codes for MSQPLLLNLRNLACGYQNQRVVQNLNLHLNAGDIGCLLGSSGCGKTTTLRAIAGFEPVHEGEIQLAGETISSAGFTLAPEKRRIGMVFQDYALFPHLSVAENIAFGIRKHPQKDRVIEELLELVNLKNLGKRFPHELSGGQQQRVALARALAPEPQLLLLDEPFSNLDGELRRKLSHEVRAILKARGTSAILVTHDQEEAFAVSDHVGVFKEGCLEQWDTPYNLYHEPLTPFVASFIGQGYFIRGQLSSPESVQTELGELRGNRAYTWPIGCAVDVLLRPDDIVYAPDSPLRAQIVGKSFQGASTLYRLQLPTGAQLESIFPSHADHLVGAEVGIRVAAEHLVLFQANGSTAAQIPVIESGVRRYSTAS; via the coding sequence ATGAGCCAGCCATTACTGCTGAACCTGCGCAACCTGGCCTGCGGTTACCAAAACCAGCGGGTTGTGCAGAACCTCAACCTGCATTTGAATGCCGGCGATATCGGTTGCCTGCTGGGGTCTTCAGGTTGCGGCAAAACCACCACTCTTCGCGCGATTGCCGGTTTTGAACCGGTACACGAAGGTGAAATCCAGTTGGCGGGCGAAACCATCTCCAGCGCCGGTTTCACCCTCGCCCCGGAGAAGCGCCGGATCGGCATGGTGTTCCAGGATTACGCGCTGTTTCCGCATTTGAGCGTGGCCGAGAACATCGCCTTCGGGATCCGTAAGCATCCACAAAAAGATCGCGTGATTGAAGAGCTGCTTGAACTGGTCAATCTGAAAAACCTCGGCAAGCGCTTTCCCCATGAGCTGTCCGGCGGCCAGCAGCAACGTGTCGCCCTCGCCCGCGCCCTGGCGCCGGAACCGCAGCTGCTGTTGCTCGATGAACCGTTCTCCAACCTCGACGGCGAATTGCGACGCAAGCTCAGCCATGAAGTACGCGCCATTCTCAAGGCTCGCGGCACCAGTGCGATTCTGGTGACCCACGATCAGGAAGAAGCCTTCGCGGTCAGCGACCACGTGGGCGTTTTCAAGGAAGGTTGCCTGGAGCAGTGGGACACGCCCTACAACCTCTATCACGAACCATTGACGCCATTCGTGGCCAGTTTCATTGGCCAGGGTTACTTCATTCGCGGTCAGTTGAGCAGCCCGGAGTCGGTGCAGACCGAGTTGGGTGAATTGCGCGGTAACCGTGCCTACACTTGGCCAATCGGTTGTGCCGTGGATGTGTTGCTGCGTCCGGACGATATCGTCTATGCGCCGGACAGCCCACTGAGGGCGCAGATTGTTGGCAAGAGCTTCCAGGGGGCATCAACCCTGTACCGCTTGCAGTTGCCTACGGGCGCACAGCTGGAGTCGATTTTCCCGAGTCATGCCGATCATCTGGTCGGTGCTGAAGTCGGCATTCGGGTGGCGGCTGAACACCTGGTGCTGTTCCAGGCGAACGGCAGCACGGCGGCGCAGATTCCGGTGATCGAATCCGGTGTTCGGCGGTACAGCACCGCCAGTTGA